The proteins below are encoded in one region of Shewanella algae:
- the murJ gene encoding murein biosynthesis integral membrane protein MurJ — protein sequence MSKKLVRSGAIVSVMTLISRVLGLVRDVVVANLMGAGSSADVFFFANKIPNFLRRLFAEGAFAQAFVPVLTQYQEKESSEEVKLLLSKVAGTLGLLVTVVTLIGVLASPILTALFGAGWFMAWVNDEPDGAKFELASLMLKITFPYLWFITFTALAGSILNTRGRFAVSAFTPVFLNVAIIAAALWLSPTLDKPEIGLAWGVFFGGVIQFLFQIPFLLQEKALVRPSWGWNHPGVVKIRTLMIPALFGVSVSQINLMLDTFIASFLVTGSISWLYYSDRLLEFPLGLFGIAIATVILPALSKNHVNAEGEGFGRTMDWGIRAIMLLGLPAMMGLVVLAQPMLMVLFMRGAFSISDVEMASYSLVAYGTGLLSFMLIKVLAPGYYARQDTKTPVRYGIIAMVSNMGFNIIFAVPFGYVGLAIATSLSALLNASLLYRGLHLAGVYRVSKQTIIFFIKALLATVVMVALLLYFSPEQAQWLGWSFVERISHLFALILGGALGYFIALVLLGIRPWRLKARN from the coding sequence TTGAGCAAAAAATTGGTACGGTCCGGCGCCATTGTCAGCGTCATGACCTTGATTTCTCGTGTGCTGGGATTGGTACGGGATGTGGTAGTCGCCAACTTGATGGGCGCGGGCAGCAGTGCCGATGTGTTCTTTTTTGCCAACAAGATCCCTAACTTTTTGCGGCGCTTGTTTGCTGAAGGTGCCTTTGCTCAGGCTTTTGTACCTGTATTGACTCAGTATCAGGAGAAAGAGTCCAGCGAAGAGGTCAAACTCTTATTATCAAAGGTTGCCGGTACCTTGGGGTTATTGGTAACAGTCGTGACCCTGATAGGGGTTCTGGCTTCGCCAATATTGACCGCTTTGTTCGGAGCCGGCTGGTTTATGGCCTGGGTCAATGACGAGCCTGACGGTGCCAAGTTTGAACTGGCCTCGTTAATGCTGAAGATCACCTTTCCCTATCTATGGTTTATCACTTTCACCGCCTTGGCCGGCTCGATTCTCAATACCCGGGGCCGCTTTGCCGTTTCAGCCTTTACCCCGGTATTTCTCAATGTTGCCATTATCGCCGCTGCCCTATGGTTGAGCCCCACCCTGGATAAGCCTGAAATAGGTTTGGCCTGGGGGGTGTTCTTTGGTGGTGTGATTCAGTTTTTGTTTCAAATTCCTTTTCTGCTGCAGGAAAAAGCCCTGGTCCGGCCCTCATGGGGCTGGAATCATCCGGGAGTGGTCAAAATCCGTACTCTGATGATCCCGGCACTGTTTGGGGTATCTGTGTCGCAAATTAACCTGATGCTGGATACCTTTATTGCCAGTTTCCTGGTCACAGGTTCTATCAGTTGGCTCTATTATTCAGACCGTTTGTTGGAGTTTCCGCTGGGATTATTTGGTATTGCCATCGCCACTGTTATTTTACCTGCTCTATCCAAAAACCATGTCAATGCCGAGGGTGAGGGCTTTGGTCGCACCATGGATTGGGGGATTCGTGCCATTATGCTGCTGGGTTTACCGGCCATGATGGGGCTGGTTGTATTGGCTCAGCCGATGTTGATGGTGCTTTTTATGCGTGGCGCCTTTAGCATCAGTGACGTGGAAATGGCTTCCTATTCTCTGGTGGCCTACGGCACAGGTTTGTTGAGTTTTATGCTGATCAAGGTACTGGCGCCCGGATATTATGCCCGTCAGGACACCAAGACACCTGTGCGTTATGGCATCATTGCTATGGTTAGCAACATGGGTTTCAATATTATTTTTGCCGTGCCATTTGGATATGTGGGGCTGGCGATCGCCACTTCTCTGTCTGCTTTACTCAACGCTTCCCTGTTATATCGCGGTTTGCATCTGGCCGGTGTTTATCGAGTCAGCAAACAAACAATCATCTTTTTTATCAAGGCATTACTTGCTACTGTCGTGATGGTGGCCCTATTGCTCTACTTTTCTCCAGAGCAGGCGCAATGGCTTGGCTGGTCGTTTGTTGAGCGAATCAGCCATTTGTTTGCCCTGATCTTAGGTGGCGCTCTGGGGTATTTTATTGCACTGGTGCTGCTTGGGATCCGTCCATGGCGGCTCAAAGCCCGGAACTGA
- the ispH gene encoding 4-hydroxy-3-methylbut-2-enyl diphosphate reductase, giving the protein MSVAKSTGLNILLANPRGFCAGVDRAISIVERALELFSPPIYVRHEVVHNRYVVEDLKQRGAIFVDELDQVPDNSIVIFSAHGVSQAVRNEAKRRGLKVFDATCPLVTKVHLQVTRASRKGIECILIGHAGHPEVEGTMGQYDNPEGGVYLIESPADVDALQVKEPDNLCFVTQTTLSVDDTLDIIAALQKRFPSIEGPRKDDICYATQNRQDAVRKMAQDVDLLIVVGSKNSSNSNRLRELALKSGTQAYLVDNADDVERDWFDGVSKVAVTAGASAPEVLVQQVVEAIAKLAPSVVTEVEGRKEDTVFAVPVELR; this is encoded by the coding sequence ATGTCAGTAGCAAAATCTACCGGTCTTAACATATTGCTGGCCAATCCCAGAGGCTTCTGTGCCGGTGTCGACCGGGCCATCAGCATAGTGGAACGGGCGCTGGAACTCTTTTCCCCGCCTATCTATGTGCGCCATGAAGTGGTGCATAACCGTTATGTGGTTGAAGATCTCAAGCAGCGCGGGGCGATTTTTGTCGACGAACTGGATCAGGTACCCGACAACAGCATAGTGATTTTCAGTGCCCATGGGGTGTCACAGGCGGTGCGCAATGAGGCCAAGCGTCGCGGTCTTAAGGTGTTTGATGCCACTTGTCCTTTGGTGACCAAGGTGCATCTGCAGGTGACCCGCGCCAGTCGTAAGGGAATTGAATGCATTCTTATCGGTCATGCCGGTCATCCCGAAGTGGAAGGCACCATGGGGCAGTACGATAACCCTGAAGGGGGAGTTTATCTCATTGAGTCTCCGGCCGACGTGGATGCATTGCAGGTGAAAGAGCCGGACAATCTCTGCTTTGTCACCCAAACCACGCTGTCGGTGGATGATACCCTGGATATTATTGCTGCGCTGCAGAAGCGGTTCCCTTCGATTGAAGGTCCTCGTAAAGACGATATTTGCTACGCAACCCAAAATCGCCAGGATGCGGTACGTAAGATGGCCCAGGATGTAGACTTGTTGATAGTGGTTGGCTCCAAAAACAGCTCCAACTCCAACAGACTGCGCGAACTGGCGCTCAAGTCTGGCACTCAGGCCTATTTGGTGGATAACGCCGATGATGTTGAGCGGGATTGGTTTGATGGCGTCAGCAAGGTTGCGGTTACTGCAGGGGCTTCTGCTCCTGAGGTGTTGGTGCAGCAGGTGGTTGAGGCCATAGCCAAACTGGCGCCAAGCGTGGTGACCGAAGTGGAAGGGCGCAAGGAAGATACCGTGTTTGCCGTTCCTGTGGAGCTAAGGTAA
- a CDS encoding ArsR/SmtB family transcription factor: MNIELMQQRADHAVVLLKALANERRLFILCYLLSEGEMCVGEMNKKLGLSQSALSQHLAWLRKDNLVATRKEAQTVYYSLKSEEVREIIKLLNNIYCH, from the coding sequence ATGAATATTGAGTTGATGCAGCAGCGAGCGGACCATGCCGTCGTATTATTGAAGGCGCTGGCCAATGAGAGGCGTTTATTTATTCTGTGCTATCTCCTGAGTGAGGGAGAGATGTGCGTTGGGGAAATGAACAAGAAACTGGGATTGAGTCAGTCGGCTTTGTCTCAGCATCTGGCTTGGTTGCGGAAAGACAATCTGGTGGCAACCCGCAAAGAAGCCCAGACAGTGTACTATTCGCTCAAGAGTGAAGAAGTGCGCGAAATCATCAAGCTGTTGAATAACATCTATTGTCATTGA
- the ileS gene encoding isoleucine--tRNA ligase, which yields MSDYKSTLNLPETEFPMRGNLANREPEMLKRWTEENLYQQIRDSRIGRKLFILHDGPPYANGDIHIGHSVNKILKDIIIKSKTLSGFDAPYVPGWDCHGLPIELKVEQKVGKPGQKISAAEFRDECRKYAAKQVDGQRNDFIRLGVLGDWFKPYLTMDFSTEANIIRSLAKVIDNGHLHKGVKPVHWCTDCGSALAEAEVEYEDKTSPAVDVAFAAVDKTKVLAAFGVDAYQAPVSMVIWTTTPWTLPANRALSLSPDLDYVLVEIESEEGAKQAVILAEALVESCITRYGVKSHQILGRAKGAELELMQFQHPFYDFSVPAILGDHVTTESGTGVVHTAPGHGQDDFVVGQKYGLEVANPVGDNGVYKADTPLFAGKHVFKANDEIVALLQEKDVLLHREAYRHSYPHCWRHKTPIIFRATPQWFISMDNKGLRAQAMGEIEQTQWIPDWGQSRIEKMVENRPDWCISRQRTWGVPITLFVHKETEELHPDSVALMERVAHRIEQQGIQAWWDLDESELLGEDAAQYRKVTDTLDVWYDSGSTFSSVVAARPEFQGQGIDLYLEGSDQHRGWFMSSLMISTAMNGKAPYKQVLTHGFTVDGKGRKMSKSIGNVIAPQQVTNKLGADILRLWVASTDYSGEMTVSDEILNRSADAYRRIRNTARFLLANLSGFEPETDMIAIEDMVALDRWVVRRAAKLQEELLEAYDAYNFHIVTQKLMQFCSVELGSFYLDIIKDRQYTAKRDGHARRSCQSALYLIAEAMVRWVAPILSFTADEIWQLLPGKRDAYVFTQEWYQGLKAVQLDSDLSDEYWAQLLQVRDEVNKALEQGRRDKLIGGALEAEVTLFADAALTEALAKLGDELRFVLLTSKAVVKPLGDAPADARETELASLKLSVAKSEAAKCDRCWHHREDVGQIAEHPLLCGRCVTNIEGEGEQRLFA from the coding sequence ATGAGCGACTATAAATCAACTTTGAATTTGCCGGAAACCGAGTTTCCGATGCGTGGTAATTTGGCAAATCGCGAGCCAGAGATGTTGAAACGCTGGACCGAGGAGAATCTGTACCAACAGATCCGTGATAGCCGTATTGGCCGCAAGCTGTTCATTCTGCACGATGGCCCTCCATATGCGAATGGCGATATTCATATTGGTCACTCAGTTAACAAGATCCTCAAAGATATTATTATCAAATCCAAGACCTTGTCGGGGTTTGATGCGCCTTACGTGCCAGGTTGGGACTGCCATGGTCTGCCGATTGAACTTAAGGTAGAACAGAAAGTTGGTAAGCCAGGGCAGAAAATCTCTGCTGCCGAGTTTCGTGACGAGTGCCGTAAGTATGCCGCCAAACAGGTCGATGGTCAGCGCAATGACTTTATCCGTCTCGGTGTGCTCGGTGACTGGTTCAAACCTTACCTGACCATGGATTTCAGCACTGAGGCCAACATCATTCGTTCACTTGCCAAAGTGATCGACAACGGCCACCTGCACAAAGGGGTTAAGCCGGTGCATTGGTGTACCGACTGTGGTTCTGCCCTGGCCGAAGCCGAAGTGGAATATGAAGACAAGACTTCACCGGCTGTAGACGTGGCCTTTGCCGCTGTGGACAAGACTAAAGTTCTGGCCGCTTTCGGTGTTGACGCCTACCAGGCGCCAGTCTCCATGGTTATCTGGACTACCACTCCCTGGACCTTACCTGCCAACCGCGCGCTGTCTCTGAGCCCGGATTTGGACTATGTGCTGGTGGAGATTGAGTCTGAAGAAGGCGCCAAGCAAGCTGTTATTCTGGCGGAAGCCCTGGTGGAAAGCTGTATCACTCGTTATGGCGTCAAGAGCCATCAGATCCTTGGTCGTGCCAAAGGTGCCGAGCTTGAGTTGATGCAGTTCCAGCACCCTTTCTATGATTTCAGTGTGCCGGCGATTCTTGGCGATCATGTGACCACCGAATCCGGTACCGGTGTAGTACACACAGCACCTGGACACGGTCAGGACGACTTTGTGGTTGGTCAGAAGTACGGCCTGGAAGTGGCTAATCCTGTGGGTGATAACGGCGTTTACAAGGCGGATACCCCGCTGTTTGCCGGCAAACACGTGTTCAAGGCCAATGATGAAATTGTGGCGCTGCTGCAGGAAAAAGATGTCTTGCTGCACCGTGAAGCCTATCGTCACAGCTATCCACACTGCTGGCGCCACAAGACTCCTATTATTTTCCGCGCCACACCGCAGTGGTTTATCTCCATGGATAACAAAGGACTGCGTGCTCAAGCCATGGGTGAAATCGAGCAAACCCAGTGGATCCCTGATTGGGGACAGAGCCGGATTGAGAAGATGGTCGAGAATCGTCCTGACTGGTGTATCTCGCGCCAGCGTACCTGGGGCGTGCCTATCACTCTGTTTGTTCACAAGGAAACCGAAGAGCTGCATCCAGATAGCGTGGCCTTGATGGAGCGTGTTGCTCATCGCATTGAGCAGCAGGGCATTCAAGCCTGGTGGGATCTGGATGAGTCTGAGCTCCTGGGTGAAGATGCAGCACAGTACCGCAAGGTGACCGACACTCTGGATGTTTGGTATGACTCAGGTTCTACCTTCTCCTCAGTGGTTGCCGCCCGCCCTGAATTCCAGGGGCAGGGAATTGACCTCTATCTGGAAGGCTCGGATCAGCACCGTGGTTGGTTCATGTCATCACTGATGATTTCAACCGCCATGAACGGCAAGGCTCCTTACAAGCAGGTACTGACTCACGGCTTTACCGTGGATGGCAAGGGCCGCAAGATGTCCAAGTCCATCGGCAACGTGATTGCACCACAGCAGGTAACCAACAAACTGGGCGCCGATATTCTGCGTCTGTGGGTGGCTTCTACCGACTACAGCGGTGAAATGACGGTCTCCGATGAGATCCTCAACCGTAGCGCCGATGCTTATCGCCGTATCCGTAACACTGCACGCTTCCTGTTGGCCAACCTGAGCGGTTTTGAGCCAGAGACAGACATGATCGCCATCGAAGACATGGTGGCGCTGGATCGCTGGGTGGTGCGCCGCGCCGCCAAGCTGCAGGAAGAGTTGTTGGAAGCCTATGATGCCTACAACTTCCACATAGTGACCCAGAAGCTGATGCAGTTCTGCTCGGTTGAATTGGGCAGCTTCTATCTGGATATCATCAAGGACAGACAGTATACCGCCAAGCGTGATGGTCACGCCCGTCGCAGTTGTCAGTCGGCTCTGTATCTGATTGCCGAAGCCATGGTGCGTTGGGTTGCCCCTATCCTCAGCTTCACTGCCGATGAAATCTGGCAGTTGCTGCCCGGTAAACGTGACGCCTATGTGTTTACTCAGGAATGGTACCAGGGCCTCAAGGCCGTACAGCTGGACTCAGATCTGAGTGATGAATACTGGGCACAGTTGCTGCAGGTTCGTGATGAAGTCAACAAGGCACTGGAGCAGGGCCGCCGCGATAAACTAATCGGCGGCGCGCTGGAAGCCGAGGTAACTCTGTTTGCCGATGCGGCGCTGACCGAAGCTCTGGCCAAACTGGGTGACGAGCTGCGCTTTGTGCTGCTGACCTCCAAAGCCGTGGTTAAGCCGCTTGGCGATGCGCCTGCCGATGCCCGTGAAACTGAGCTGGCATCACTTAAGCTCAGCGTCGCCAAGTCCGAAGCGGCCAAGTGTGACCGCTGCTGGCACCACAGAGAAGACGTTGGCCAGATCGCCGAGCATCCACTGCTGTGTGGCCGCTGTGTGACCAATATCGAAGGAGAAGGTGAACAGCGCCTGTTCGCCTGA
- the ribF gene encoding bifunctional riboflavin kinase/FAD synthetase: MELIRGIHNILPAHRGCVLTIGNFDGVHRGHAEVIANLVKKARHFGLPATLMTFEPQPQELFRGQDAPARLSLLRDKVKLLAELGIDRLVCVNFNQKFAQMPAKEFVEELLVRKLGVKYLVVGDDFCFGRARQGNFELLRSAGEQHGFAVVSTQSFLVGDHRVSSTMVRDALAKGNLEQARRLLGHLYTLSGKVAHGKKLGRTLGFPTANIAMKRKVVPVRGVFAVRLWWDGSEQYDGVANVGFRPTVQGQNCQLEVHLFDFEGDLYGRKVEVELVAKIRDEKPFESLEALKKQIMNDADEARALLSNEAG; encoded by the coding sequence ATGGAACTGATTCGCGGAATACACAATATATTGCCGGCCCATCGCGGTTGTGTGCTGACCATAGGTAACTTCGATGGCGTGCACAGGGGCCATGCCGAAGTGATAGCCAATCTGGTCAAGAAGGCACGTCACTTTGGTTTACCGGCCACCCTGATGACATTTGAGCCGCAACCGCAGGAACTGTTTCGCGGCCAGGATGCCCCTGCGCGCTTGAGCCTGCTTCGCGACAAGGTCAAGCTGCTTGCTGAACTTGGAATAGACAGGCTTGTGTGTGTCAATTTCAATCAAAAGTTTGCCCAAATGCCGGCCAAGGAGTTTGTCGAAGAGCTGCTGGTGCGTAAACTTGGGGTCAAGTATCTGGTGGTCGGTGACGATTTCTGTTTCGGACGGGCTCGTCAGGGCAATTTTGAGCTGCTTCGCTCTGCCGGTGAACAGCACGGTTTTGCGGTAGTCAGTACCCAAAGCTTTTTGGTTGGCGATCACAGGGTCAGTTCCACCATGGTCAGAGATGCGCTGGCCAAGGGCAATCTTGAGCAGGCCAGACGTTTATTGGGACATCTCTATACTCTCAGTGGTAAGGTGGCCCATGGGAAAAAGCTGGGCCGGACGCTGGGGTTCCCCACTGCCAATATCGCCATGAAGCGCAAGGTGGTTCCTGTGAGGGGCGTATTTGCGGTCAGGCTCTGGTGGGATGGCAGTGAGCAATACGATGGTGTTGCCAATGTGGGGTTTCGACCCACGGTTCAGGGACAAAACTGCCAGTTGGAAGTGCACCTGTTTGACTTTGAAGGTGACCTCTACGGGCGTAAAGTAGAAGTGGAATTAGTGGCCAAGATCCGTGACGAGAAACCGTTCGAGTCCCTTGAGGCACTTAAGAAACAAATAATGAATGACGCTGATGAGGCTCGCGCCTTACTCAGCAATGAAGCAGGCTGA
- the pilV gene encoding type IV pilus modification protein PilV produces the protein MKKRREGFSLIEVMVALVILVIGLIGIFNLHIVAKRASFESFQQTQAAYFANDILNRMKLNNTVLNNYDDGSPYSGGGSAPAKSCDVALGATVTCTAAETLAWDLYQWQELFTGAAEAVGSQNVGGLDSATACLNVNGSNVTIVMAWRGIQETAGTAYETTDCGSSLGKRRRVFILKTVINQG, from the coding sequence ATGAAAAAACGGAGAGAGGGATTCTCTCTGATTGAGGTTATGGTAGCGCTCGTCATTTTGGTGATAGGGCTTATCGGGATATTTAATTTACATATAGTGGCAAAGCGCGCCAGCTTTGAATCATTTCAACAGACTCAGGCGGCGTACTTTGCCAACGATATCCTCAATCGGATGAAGCTTAATAACACGGTACTGAATAATTACGACGACGGCTCTCCCTATTCCGGGGGCGGAAGTGCTCCTGCAAAATCCTGCGATGTGGCCCTTGGCGCCACGGTGACCTGCACTGCTGCCGAGACCCTGGCCTGGGATCTTTACCAATGGCAAGAACTCTTTACCGGCGCCGCTGAAGCCGTGGGCAGCCAGAATGTCGGCGGCCTCGACAGTGCTACCGCTTGTCTGAATGTCAATGGCAGCAATGTCACTATTGTGATGGCATGGCGAGGCATTCAGGAAACCGCCGGCACCGCCTATGAAACGACTGACTGCGGCAGTAGCTTGGGTAAGCGCCGGCGGGTCTTTATCCTCAAGACAGTGATCAATCAAGGTTAA
- the fkpB gene encoding FKBP-type peptidyl-prolyl cis-trans isomerase, producing MSDVKSLLCHLNILLEDGSTADSTKASGKPARLNIGDGSLSPAFEAELLKLKTGDNHSFTLAPADAFGEFNPDAIHHLDRSRFPADMTLEPGVIVSFAGPGGSEIPGIVREIAGDSVTVDLNHPLAGHQVTFELEVLQEL from the coding sequence ATGTCTGATGTGAAATCCCTCTTGTGTCACCTGAATATACTGCTGGAAGACGGCTCGACCGCCGACAGCACCAAAGCATCCGGTAAACCCGCCCGGCTCAATATCGGTGACGGCAGTCTGAGCCCGGCGTTTGAGGCTGAGCTTCTTAAGCTGAAAACCGGCGACAATCACAGCTTTACCTTGGCCCCTGCCGATGCTTTCGGCGAGTTCAATCCCGATGCCATTCATCACTTGGATCGCAGCCGATTCCCGGCAGATATGACGCTGGAACCCGGCGTTATCGTCAGTTTCGCCGGCCCAGGCGGCAGTGAAATACCCGGAATTGTCAGGGAGATAGCCGGTGATTCTGTCACAGTGGATCTGAACCATCCGCTGGCGGGCCATCAGGTGACATTTGAACTGGAAGTATTGCAGGAGCTTTGA
- the rpsT gene encoding 30S ribosomal protein S20 has translation MANSKTAKKRALQSEKRRQHNASRRSMLRTYVKKVIAAIKAGDHKAATEAFAVAQPILDRMATKGLIHKNKAARHKARLNARIKALAA, from the coding sequence TTGGCTAATAGCAAGACTGCAAAGAAGCGCGCGCTTCAATCAGAAAAGCGTCGTCAACACAACGCTAGCCGTCGCTCTATGTTGCGTACCTACGTGAAAAAAGTTATCGCTGCTATCAAAGCTGGCGATCACAAAGCGGCTACTGAAGCTTTCGCTGTTGCACAACCCATTCTTGACCGTATGGCAACCAAAGGCCTGATCCACAAGAACAAGGCTGCCCGTCATAAGGCTCGTCTGAACGCTCGTATCAAAGCACTGGCTGCTTAA
- a CDS encoding M28 family metallopeptidase, giving the protein MKNYRTALLLPLLISSLIGCQSPSPSNTNQLLAESLQQKALDSDLGFQIVESLTVEVGPRLAGSPKDAMAVAWAEKKLQSLGFDRVYKEAVEVPVWERGEASASIVAPFQQPLVITALGGSVATPAEGITAKIVRFDSLAALKEANPDDVAGKIVFIDQKTERHKTGKGYGKSVGGRSRGAIEAARKGALAIVIRSIGTDHDRMAHTGTMRYEEGLKRIPAAAMSAPDADLVNAILKRSADITLTLKMSPENKGSAISYNVIAEVTGSSKPDEIVLIGAHLDSWDEGTGAIDDGAGVAIVTAAGKLIQDLPVKPARTVRVVLYAAEEIGLVGGKAYAKAHAAELDKHYIAAESDFGAGPIYRIDFQVNDQVLPKLQQLTQVMQRNGVAAGDNSAYGGPDVSMLPASGVPVASLRQDGTDYFDYHHTPNDTLDKIDPKALAQNIAAYAQFAYLMAQSELELRPLPAKQ; this is encoded by the coding sequence ATGAAAAACTATCGAACCGCCCTGTTACTCCCACTGTTGATTTCTTCACTTATTGGTTGTCAATCCCCCTCTCCTTCCAATACAAATCAACTGCTTGCTGAATCATTGCAGCAAAAAGCCCTAGATTCTGACCTCGGCTTTCAAATTGTGGAATCTTTAACAGTGGAAGTCGGCCCTCGCCTGGCCGGTAGCCCAAAAGACGCCATGGCGGTTGCCTGGGCGGAGAAAAAGCTACAGTCACTGGGTTTTGACCGTGTCTATAAGGAAGCGGTGGAAGTCCCAGTGTGGGAGCGCGGTGAAGCCAGCGCCAGCATAGTGGCCCCCTTCCAACAGCCTCTGGTCATCACGGCCTTAGGCGGCAGCGTTGCCACCCCGGCAGAGGGCATTACGGCCAAGATAGTCCGCTTTGACAGCCTGGCTGCACTTAAAGAAGCCAATCCTGATGATGTTGCTGGGAAAATTGTCTTTATCGATCAGAAAACCGAGCGCCACAAGACAGGTAAAGGTTACGGCAAGAGCGTAGGTGGCCGCTCAAGAGGCGCCATAGAGGCGGCGCGTAAAGGAGCCTTGGCAATAGTTATCCGTTCGATAGGTACAGATCATGACCGTATGGCTCACACAGGTACCATGCGCTATGAAGAAGGCTTGAAGCGGATCCCGGCTGCGGCCATGTCGGCGCCGGATGCCGATCTTGTCAATGCCATACTCAAGCGCTCTGCAGATATCACTCTCACGTTAAAGATGTCACCCGAGAACAAGGGCAGCGCCATTTCCTATAACGTCATCGCCGAAGTCACCGGCAGCAGCAAGCCAGATGAAATCGTGCTGATAGGGGCTCATCTGGACTCCTGGGATGAAGGTACAGGGGCCATAGATGACGGTGCCGGGGTCGCGATTGTCACCGCAGCCGGGAAGCTTATCCAGGATTTACCGGTAAAACCTGCACGCACAGTACGTGTCGTGCTTTATGCGGCCGAAGAGATAGGCTTGGTTGGTGGTAAGGCTTATGCCAAAGCCCACGCTGCAGAGCTGGATAAACACTATATCGCCGCCGAATCCGATTTCGGGGCTGGCCCTATCTACCGCATTGACTTTCAGGTCAATGACCAAGTGCTGCCCAAACTACAGCAACTGACCCAGGTGATGCAGCGAAACGGCGTTGCCGCCGGTGACAACAGCGCCTATGGTGGCCCGGATGTTTCCATGCTGCCGGCCAGTGGCGTGCCTGTCGCCTCCCTGCGCCAGGATGGTACCGATTACTTCGACTACCACCATACCCCCAACGATACCCTGGACAAGATAGATCCCAAGGCGCTTGCACAAAACATTGCGGCCTATGCCCAGTTCGCCTATTTGATGGCACAGTCTGAACTGGAACTGCGGCCACTGCCTGCCAAACAATAA
- the yaaA gene encoding peroxide stress protein YaaA has product MLILVSPAKTLDYDNPAAVSEYSLPQFLEHSSELIQVCRDLTPANIASLMKVSDKIAGLNAARFAEWQPDFTPENAKQALYAFRGDVYTGLDADSLAPETVARAQQHLRILSGLYGLLRPLDLMQAYRLEMGTSLANPRGNNLYAFWGDIITDAINQALDQQGDDIVVNLASNEYFKAVKTKQVDGRIITPVFKDCKKGQYKVISFYAKKARGMMARYLLEQEEQSLERLRAFNSAGYYYSEAESSTDTPVFLREEQS; this is encoded by the coding sequence ATGCTGATTTTGGTTTCACCGGCCAAGACCCTGGATTATGACAACCCTGCGGCGGTATCTGAATACAGCCTGCCACAGTTTCTTGAGCACAGCAGCGAGCTTATTCAGGTTTGCCGGGATCTGACTCCAGCCAATATTGCTTCTTTGATGAAAGTCAGTGACAAAATTGCCGGCTTGAATGCTGCCAGATTCGCCGAGTGGCAACCTGATTTCACCCCGGAGAATGCCAAGCAGGCACTCTATGCCTTCCGTGGTGACGTATACACAGGTCTGGATGCTGACAGCCTTGCCCCGGAAACAGTTGCTCGGGCTCAGCAGCATCTGCGTATTTTGTCAGGTCTCTATGGCCTCTTGAGGCCTCTGGACTTGATGCAAGCCTATCGGCTGGAAATGGGCACCTCCTTGGCCAATCCCAGGGGCAATAACCTGTACGCCTTCTGGGGGGATATCATCACAGATGCCATTAATCAGGCATTGGATCAGCAAGGGGATGATATTGTAGTGAATTTGGCGTCCAACGAGTACTTCAAGGCGGTTAAAACCAAGCAGGTTGACGGGCGTATCATTACGCCTGTGTTCAAGGACTGCAAAAAAGGTCAGTACAAGGTGATAAGCTTCTATGCCAAGAAGGCCAGAGGCATGATGGCTCGTTACCTATTGGAGCAAGAGGAACAGAGTCTGGAGCGGTTAAGGGCATTCAACAGCGCCGGCTATTATTACAGTGAAGCCGAGTCCAGCACTGATACTCCAGTGTTCCTGCGGGAAGAACAGAGCTGA
- the lspA gene encoding signal peptidase II translates to MPADWKQSGLRWYWVAVLAFLADQLSKQWVLGNFKLYESVQLLPFFNLTYVRNYGAAFSFLSDAGGWQRWLFTAVAVGFSVLLTVWLRRQSAGLWRLNLAYTLVIGGALGNLVDRLMHGFVVDFLDFYWKTSHYPAFNIADSAICVGAVLIIWDSFFGGDKAAAKQNEAKE, encoded by the coding sequence ATGCCCGCAGACTGGAAACAAAGTGGCCTGCGCTGGTATTGGGTGGCTGTGTTGGCTTTTTTGGCTGACCAGCTGTCCAAACAGTGGGTATTGGGTAACTTCAAGCTGTATGAATCGGTGCAGCTGTTGCCTTTCTTTAATCTGACCTATGTGCGCAACTACGGCGCCGCCTTCAGCTTCCTCAGCGATGCCGGCGGTTGGCAGCGTTGGTTATTCACTGCCGTCGCTGTCGGTTTCAGTGTGTTGCTGACCGTTTGGCTCAGACGGCAATCGGCCGGATTGTGGCGCCTCAACCTGGCTTACACCCTGGTGATTGGCGGTGCACTGGGAAATCTTGTCGATCGCCTGATGCACGGTTTTGTGGTGGACTTCCTCGATTTCTACTGGAAAACCAGTCACTACCCGGCATTCAATATCGCTGACTCGGCTATCTGTGTTGGCGCAGTCCTGATCATCTGGGATTCATTTTTCGGCGGTGACAAGGCCGCAGCCAAGCAGAATGAAGCCAAGGAGTAA